In Odontesthes bonariensis isolate fOdoBon6 chromosome 6, fOdoBon6.hap1, whole genome shotgun sequence, one genomic interval encodes:
- the nono gene encoding non-POU domain-containing octamer-binding protein, with protein MQGNRGPQHNHGHNRQGDYFRNEGPNSNGQQPESSEQTNPNAALTLDLQSFRKPGEKTFTQRSRLFVGNLPTGVSEDELEKLFNKYGKASEIFINKDRGFGFIRLETRIIAEIARAELDDFVFKGRPIRVRFATHGAALTVKNLPEFVSNELLEEAFAVFGQIERAVVIVDDRGRPSGKGIVEFTSKPAARKALDKCSEGAYLLTAFPRPITVEPMEQFDEEEGLSEKLINKNQQYHKEREQPPRFAQPGSFEYEYAMRWKALMEMEKQQYDMVDRNMKEAQEKLEAEMEAARHEHQVMLMRQDLLRRQEELRRMEELHSQEVQKRKQAELRQEEERRRREEELRLRNEEMMKRQQEGFRGNFPENREQDMRMHMGGHGMSMNRNSLGGTVPAGTAAMTPEGSPMMSGPGNNNMPGGQGGFPRGLPGPGDYNKQRRF; from the coding sequence ATGCAAGGAAACAGAGGCCCTCAACATAACCATGGCCATAACCGTCAGGGAGACTACTTTAGAAACGAAGGACCCAACAGCAATGGCCAGCAGCCGGAGTCAAGTGAGCAGACCAACCCCAATGCGGCCTTAACCCTGGACCTGCAGAGCTTCAGGAAGCCCGGGGAGAAAACGTTTACTCAGCGGAGCAGGTTGTTCGTTGGAAACCTACCGACCGGGGTTAGTGAGGATGAGCTGGAAAAGCTATTCAACAAATATGGTAAAGCAAGTGAAATTTTTATCAACAAGGATAGAGGTTTTGGATTCATCCGTCTGGAGACAAGAATCATTGCAGAGATTGCCAGAGCCGAGCTGGATGATTTTGTGTTTAAAGGCAGGCCCATTCGGGTGAGGTTTGCAACGCACGGTGCTGCTTTAACTGTGAAGAATTTGCCAGAGTTTGTGTCTAACGAGCTCCTAGAAGAGGCCTTCGCTGTCTTCGGTCAGATAGAAAGAGCCGTGGTGATCGTGGATGACCGAGGGAGGCCCTCGGGGAAGGGAATAGTGGAGTTCACATCAAAGCCGGCTGCAAGGAAGGCTTTGGATAAGTGTAGTGAAGGTGCCTATCTTCTCACAGCTTTTCCTCGACCAATTACAGTGGAACCTATGGAGCAGTTCGATGAAGAGGAGGGACTGTCAGAAAAGTTAATTAACAAAAACCAGCAGTATCATAAAGAGCGTGAGCAGCCACCGCGATTTGCTCAGCCTGGCTCCTTTGAGTATGAATATGCCATGCGCTGGAAAGCCCTGATGGAGATGGAGAAGCAGCAGTATGATATGGTTGATCGCAACATGAAAGAGGcccaggagaagctggaggctGAGATGGAGGCAGCTAGACATGAGCATCAGGTGATGCTGATGAGACAAGACCTACTGAGGCGCCAGGAAGAGCTAAGGAGGATGGAGGAGCTTCACAGTCAAGAGGTGCAAAAGAGGAAGCAGGCTGAGCTCCGGCAGGAGGAGGAACGCCggagaagagaggaagagttGCGGTTGCGCAACGAGGAGATGATGAAGAGGCAGCAGGAGGGCTTCAGGGgcaattttcctgaaaatagaGAGCAAGACATGCGGATGCACATGGGTGGCCATGGGATGTCAATGAACAGAAATTCTCTGGGCGGAACTGTACCTGCCGGTACAGCTGCCATGACTCCTGAGGGTTCTCCAATGATGTCGGGGCCTGGAAACAACAACATGCCAGGAGGCCAGGGTGGCTTCCCCAGAGGCCTTCCAGGGCCTGGAGACTATAACAAGCAGCGCAGATTTTGA